A section of the Cololabis saira isolate AMF1-May2022 chromosome 6, fColSai1.1, whole genome shotgun sequence genome encodes:
- the ube2g2 gene encoding ubiquitin-conjugating enzyme E2 G2, whose amino-acid sequence MAGTALKRLMAEYKQLTLNPPEGIVAGPANEENFFEWEALIMGPEDTCFEGGVFPAVLSFPSDYPLSPPKMRFTCDMFHPNIYPDGRVCISILHAPGDDPMGYESSAERWSPVQSVEKILLSVVSMLAEPNDESGANVDASKMWREDREQFYKLAQKIVRKSLGL is encoded by the exons AGCTGACTCTGAACCCACCTGAGGGCATCGTTGCAG GTCCAGCCAACGAGGAGAACTTCTTTGAGTGGGAGGCGCTCATCAT GGGTCCCGAGGACACGTGCTTCGAAGGAGGGGTGTTTCCTGCCGTGCTCAGCTTCCCCTCTGATTACCCTCTCAGTCCTCCCAAGATGAGGTTCACCTGTGACATGTTTCACCCCAACA tCTATCCCGATGGCCGGGTGTGTATCTCCATCCTCCACGCTCCGGGTGACGACCCGATGGGCTACGAGAGCAGCGCGGAGCGGTGGAGTCCAGTGCAGAGCGTGGAGAAGATCCTGCTGTCTGTGGTCAGCATGCTGGCAG AGCCCAACGACGAGAGCGGCGCCAACGTCGATGCGTCTAAAATGTGGCGCGAGGACCGAGAGCAGTTCTACAAACTCGCCCAGAAGATCGTCCGCAAGTCGCTGGGCCTGTAG